One genomic window of Clostridioides sp. ES-S-0054-01 includes the following:
- a CDS encoding aminotransferase class I/II-fold pyridoxal phosphate-dependent enzyme: MFIINELSKIVSEEVISFHMPGHKKGQIYKKLGYKDILENLYKMDTTEILGTDNLHSPEGIIKNSQEKTSKVFKSDYTYYLVNGSSCGIQSAIMSVCSPKSKIIVNRDCHQSVINGCILGDIDIEYVPCEISEDTNVLKGISISNVIDIIDKNLDAKAVLLTYPTYYGMTYDLEYICNYAHSKKMVVIVDEAHGAHLGLSERLPKTALEQGADIVVQSTHKTLPSFTQSSMIHIQGDRVDIDKILKLLRITESSSPSYLLLSSLELAVDIYENKGKELMEELLNNIRTFKNNINANINIYDTNDKTKLFISSKKMGLTGYKLENILRNKYNIQVELSNYYGVLLICTIGNTTKDFTSLETALNNIVKENFKFTKLENKKYPVVIPKKILTPREAFYKAKKSVKIYDSIGKICGECIVPYPPGISIISPGEIISKEIIDYLTFCHSKGMAISGLKDVDLNFIQVIDLEYI; this comes from the coding sequence ATGTTTATAATTAATGAATTAAGTAAGATTGTAAGTGAAGAAGTAATATCTTTTCATATGCCTGGTCACAAAAAAGGACAAATTTATAAAAAATTAGGATATAAAGATATACTAGAAAATTTGTATAAAATGGATACAACAGAGATATTAGGAACAGATAATTTACACTCTCCAGAAGGAATTATAAAAAATTCACAAGAAAAAACATCAAAAGTATTTAAAAGTGATTATACATACTATCTAGTAAATGGAAGTAGTTGTGGAATACAATCTGCAATAATGTCAGTATGCAGTCCAAAGAGTAAAATAATAGTAAATAGAGATTGTCATCAGTCTGTTATAAATGGATGTATTTTGGGAGATATAGATATAGAGTATGTGCCTTGTGAGATAAGTGAAGATACGAATGTCTTAAAAGGTATCTCTATAAGTAATGTAATTGATATAATAGATAAAAATTTGGATGCAAAAGCAGTACTGCTTACTTATCCTACATATTATGGAATGACATATGATTTAGAATATATATGTAATTATGCACATAGTAAAAAGATGGTGGTAATAGTAGACGAAGCTCATGGTGCACATTTAGGTCTTAGTGAAAGACTTCCTAAAACAGCTCTTGAGCAAGGTGCAGATATAGTTGTACAGAGTACACATAAAACTCTTCCATCGTTTACACAATCGTCAATGATACATATACAAGGAGACCGGGTTGATATAGATAAAATCTTAAAACTGTTAAGAATTACAGAATCATCAAGCCCTTCATACTTATTATTATCTTCTCTTGAATTAGCAGTAGATATATATGAGAACAAAGGAAAAGAATTAATGGAAGAACTTTTAAATAATATTAGAACTTTTAAAAATAACATTAATGCAAATATTAATATATACGATACGAATGATAAAACAAAACTATTTATATCATCTAAAAAGATGGGTTTAACAGGTTATAAACTAGAAAATATTTTAAGAAACAAATATAACATACAAGTAGAATTATCTAATTATTATGGGGTTCTTTTAATATGTACAATAGGAAATACTACTAAGGATTTCACTAGTTTAGAAACAGCATTAAACAATATTGTAAAAGAAAATTTTAAATTTACGAAGTTAGAAAATAAAAAATACCCTGTTGTTATTCCAAAGAAAATATTAACACCTAGAGAAGCATTTTATAAAGCTAAAAAAAGTGTTAAAATATATGACAGTATAGGTAAAATTTGTGGTGAATGTATAGTACCATACCCACCTGGAATAAGTATAATATCCCCTGGTGAAATAATAAGTAAAGAAATAATAGACTATCTAACGTTTTGTCACTCTAAAGGGATGGCTATAAGTGGATTGAAAGATGTAGATTTAAATTTTATACAAGTAATAGATTTGGAATACATTTAA
- a CDS encoding DUF378 domain-containing protein translates to MKKVALILAIIGALNWGAIGILGIDLIGSIFGGTYEMISRIIYFIVGLAGLYLIPSLMSDDRE, encoded by the coding sequence ATGAAAAAAGTTGCTTTAATTTTAGCTATAATAGGTGCACTTAACTGGGGTGCAATTGGTATTCTAGGTATAGACTTAATTGGTAGTATTTTTGGTGGAACATATGAAATGATAAGTAGAATAATATACTTCATTGTAGGTTTAGCTGGATTATACTTAATACCAAGCTTAATGTCTGATGATAGAGAATAA